The following is a genomic window from Aeromonas sp. FDAARGOS 1405.
TGCCGGTTTCCAGCGCGCCGGCATCAACCGCATCTCCATCGGCGTGCAGAGCTTCCAGCAGGAGAAGCTGACCCGCCTCGGCCGCATTCACGGCCCGGAAGAGGCCCGCAAGGCCGCCGCACTGGCCCATGCCATCAAGTTGCCTACCTTCAATCTGGATCTGATGCATGGTCTGCCGGATCAGAGTCTGGATGACGCCCTTTATGACCTGCAGCAGGCTATCGACTGCGCCCCGCCGCACCTCTCCTGGTATCAGCTCACCATAGAGCCGAACACGGCATTTGCCTCCAAACCGCCCAAACTGCCGGAAGATGACACCCTGTGGGATATCTATGAGCAGGGCCACGCCATGCTCACCGCCAGCGGTTATCGCCAGTACGAAATCTCGGCTTACGCCAAAGAGGGCTATCAGTGCCATCACAACCTCAACTACTGGCGCTTTGGTGACTATCTGGGGATTGGCTGTGGCGCCCACGGCAAGGTGACCGATCTCGCGAACCAACAGATCCTGCGCACCGCCAAGGTGAAGCATCCGAAAGGGTATCTGGACAAGAGTCGCCCCTATCTGGACGAGCAGTGGCAGGTGACGGCAGACGATCTGCCGCTCGAATACTTTATGAACCGCTTCCGCCTGTTTGAACCGGCCCCCAAGGCGGAGTTCGAGGCCTATACCGGCTTGCCGCTGGAAAGGGTAGAGACGGTGCTCGCCATCGCCCAGAGCAAGGAGCTGATCGAGGATTTGGGGGATAGCTGGCAGCTCACTTCTCTCGGCCATCGCTATCTGAACGTATTGCTCGAACTGTTTATGGATGAGTGAGCGGCCTGTTGAGGCTGTGAGTTGGCGTTGCCAAATCGCTTCTTCTGTCAAAACGATCAGGGCGCCAATGGCGCCCTGATCGTTTATGGTCGGTAGAAACCCGCTCAGCAGCAGACGCTGATCATCTGTTGTTGGCCGGGCTCCCACCGCTTGCCAAATTTGGCCTTGCGCTGGTAACTCCCCTTGCCCTTCTTGTTGCGCTCGACCCGGCTGCGAAACAGGGGATCGGAGAGCAGGGCATGCAGATGGTTATCCTTTATCTCACCGCGCTGATGGGCATAGTGGCCCCCTTGCGCATTCTCCTCACGGGGGAGGGCGGGTTGGTCGACCCGAATTTTGGCCATGATGGCTCCTCTTCTTTTCTCTTGGTGTGTTGATGCTTGTGTCTGGATGGCGGTTTTCGCTGCGGGCGCCTGTTCAGATGAGCGCCCGGCAACCGGATGCACTGGCACCGGTTAAAAACGCGGCGATTTTGTCACCAAATCGCCGCCGGAGCAATGCGTCGGCGGCGCCGAGTCAGTCACACTGAGCTAGGCACGCTCAGTCAGGCATACCATGTCAGCCGTGAACCGGGTCATGCTGGTCGTGGTTGTGATGCTCGTGATGGGCCGGTGCACCAGATTCCAGCGTCTCGAGGATGGCGCAGTGCTCCGCCGAGCGGGGGCCGCCGCAGCAGATATTGGAGAGCTCGCGCAGATTGTCGCGAAAGCGGGTCAGTTCGATGATCTTCTGCTCCACCTGGGCCAGCTTGGTGTCGGCCACTGCTTTCACCTCCTGACAGGTGACTTTGGCCTTGTTGGTATCGAGGTCGAGCAGCTCGCCGATATCGGCCAGCGAGAATCCCACCGACTTGGCGCGAATGATGAACTCCAGCCGCCGCCTGTCCTGTTCACTGTAGAGGCGGTAGCCGGATTCGTTGCGGATCCCCGGTGAGATAAGCCCGTTCTTCTCGTAAAAACGCAGGGTATCTGCCTTGACCCCGCACGCCTTGGCCAGTTCACCGATCCGATACATGCTCTATCTCCCCTTGAATGTATGCCGCCACAAAAACCGGAATCCACTATCACCCCTTTGCCCATGGATTGCCAGCCAAGGGCATAAAAGGGGCAGATAAACATCTCCTGGCGACCCTTTTTTCCCATAAAACACTGAAAGTGCAAACGTTTCGAGAAAATCAAGTGGAAAACGTTTGACGCCGCGCCAAATAAGGCTTTGCTGTTTCAAAAAATCCACCACATGTCACATTTTTTGTGTAGAATACGCGCCCATAACAGAGCGCCGCACCAAGCGGGCATTTCCTAAAACGCTTTTGCCGGATGTCGGGGCGAGAGTGGTTTGCGAAATCCCCCACTTCCATTTATTTGGGGACTCTCTGTGTTGAGCCTCGCCTCCCATGGAACGGTCCCCGTTATGTTGAGGACGATAGTGTGATGGAACAAGCTCGACCCATTCGCCGTGCACTGCTGAGTGTGTCTGACAAAACTGGCATTCTGGAATTTGCCAAGGCACTCAACGAGCGTGGTGTTGCCCTGCTCTCCACGGGCGGTACCGCCAAGCTGCTTGGCGAGGCGGGTCTGCCGGTGACCGAGGTCTCCGACTACACGGGTTTCCCTGAAATGATGGATGGCCGGGTCAAGACCCTGCATCCCAAGGTTCATGGCGGCATCCTCGGTCGTCGGGATCAGGATGACGCCATCATGGCCCAGCACGCTATCTCCCCCATCGACATGGTTGTCGTCAACCTCTACCCCTTTGCTGCCACCGTGGCCAAAGCGGGCTGCACCCTGGCCGATGCGGTCGAGAACATCGACATCGGCGGCCCGACCATGGTGCGTTCTGCCGCCAAAAACCATAAAGATGTCGCTATCGTCGTCAAAGCTGCCGACTATGATCGGGTTATTCGCGAAATGGATGCCAACGGCAACAGTCTGAAACTGGCGACTCGTTTCGATCTGGCGATCAAAGCCTTCGAGCACACCGCTGCCTACGACGGTATGATCGCTAACTACTTCGGCACCATGGTGCCCTCTTATGGCGACAACAAGGAGGGTGATGAGGAGTCCCGCTTCCCGCGCACCTTCAACAGCCAGTTCATCAAGAAGCAGGACATGCGCTACGGCGAAAACAGCCATCAGGCTGCCGCTTTCTACGCCGAAGAGCATGCCGCGCCGGGTTCTGTCTCCAGCGCGACCCAGTTGCAGGGCAAGGCGCTCTCCTACAACAACATCGCCGACACTGACGCGGCGCTGGAGTGCGTGAAGGAGTTCGACGAGCCGGCCTGCGTTATCGTCAAGCATGCCAACCCGTGTGGCGTGGCCATCGGTAACGACCTGCTGAGTGCCTACGATCGCGCTTACCAGACCGACCCCACCTCTGCTTTCGGCGGCATCATAGCCTTCAACCGTGAGCTGGATGGCGCCACCGCCAAGGCCATCGTCGAGCGTCAGTTTGTTGAGGTGATCATTGCCCCAACCGTCAGCCAGGAGGCCCGCGACGCGGTCGCCGCCAAGCAGAACGTGCGTCTGCTCGAATGCGGTCAGTGGACGGCCCCGGCGCAAGGGTTTGACCTCAAGCGCGTCAACGGCGGTTTGCTGGTGCAGGAGCGGGACCTCGGCATGGTGACGCTGGGTGACCTGACCGTGGTCAGCAAGCGCCAGCCGACTGAGGCCGAGCTGCAAGATTTGTTGTTCTGCTGGAAAGTTGCCAAGTTCGTCAAATCCAACGCCATTGTCTACGCCAAAGATGGCCAGACCATCGGTGTCGGCGCCGGCCAGATGAGCCGCGTCTACTCCGCTAAAATCGCCGGTATCAAGGCGGCTGATGAAGGGTTGACCGTGGCGGGCTCCGTGATGGCCTCCGATGCCTTCTTCCCGTTCCGCGACGGTATTGATGCTGCCGCGCAGGCCGGTATCTCTTGCGTGATCCAGCCGGGTGGCTCGATGCGCGATCAGGAGGTGATCGACGCCGCCAACGAACACGGTATGTGCATGGTCTTCACCAACATGCGCCACTTCCGTCACTGATGGATCAGGGCCGCCATGGGCGGCCCTTTTGTTGTCTCTTTTCCACTGACTATTGCGACCGGCTTCCCTCTGGCGGAAGCCTGTGACCCACATAGAAGCGAGCGATACGATGAAAGTACTGATCATTGGCAATGGTGGCCGCGAACACGCCCTGGCCTGGAAGGCCAAGCAATCCCCTCTGGTGACCCGGGTCTTCGTCGCCCCCGGCAATGCTGGCACCGCGCACGAAGGGAGTATCGAGAACGTGGCTATCGCAGCTACCGATATTCCAGCTCTGCTGGCGTTTGCCAAGGAGCAGCGCATCGGTCTGACCATCGTTGGCCCGGAAGCGCCGCTGGTGAAAGGGGTGGTCGATGCCTTCCGTGCCGAGGGGCTGGCCATCTTCGGTCCGACCGCGGCTTCTGCTCAGCTGGAGGGCTCCAAGGCCTTTGCCAAGGATTTCCTGGCCCGTCACGCCATCCCGACTGCCGAGTACCAGAACTTCACCGAGGTGGAGCCCGCGCTGGCCTATCTGCGCGAGAAGGGAGCGCCCATCGTCATCAAGGCCGATGGTCTGGCCGCAGGTAAGGGGGTTATCGTGGCGATGACCCTGACCGAGGCCGAAGAGGCCGTGCGCGATATGCTCTCCGGCAATGCCTTTGGCGACGCCGGTGCCCGGGTGGTGATCGAGGAGTTTCTGGAAGGGGAAGAGGCGAGCTTCATCGTCATGGTCGATGGCGAGCATGTGCTGCCGATGGCCACCAGTCAGGATCACAAGCGGGTGGGGGATGGCGATACCGGCCTCAATACTGGCGGGATGGGCGCCTATTCGCCGGCGCCTGTGGTGACTGATGAAGTGCACCGCAAGGTGATGGAGCAGGTGATTATGCCGACCGTGCGCGGTATGGCGGCTGAGGGCAACGTCTACACCGGTTTCCTCTACGCTGGCCTGATGATCGACGGTGCAGGCAATCCCAAGGTGATCGAGTTCAACTGCCGCTTTGGTGATCCCGAGACCCAGCCCATCATGCTGCGGATGCGCTCCGATCTTGTGGAGCTCTGTCTGGCCGCCTGTGCCGGCAAGCTGGATCAGGTGGAAGCGAATTATGACCCCCGCGTAGCCATTGGTGTGGTGCTGGCTGCTGGCGGTTATCCCGGCGACTACCAGCAGGGCAAGGCCATTAGCGGTCTGCCGGTGGAAGAGGCGAGCGGCGAGAAGGTATTCCACGCGGGTACCCGCCTTGAGGGCGATACCGTAGTGACCGCCGGTGGCCGCGTGCTGTGCGCGACTGCGCTGGGCCATACAGTGGCTGAAGCGCAGCAGCGTGCCTATCAGCTGGCTGCCCGTATCCAGTGGGACGGTGTCTTCTATCGCAATGACATCGGCTGGCGCGCCATCGAGCGTGAACAGCAGGCAGGCTGATAGCCGATACCCGCAGTGACAAGCCCCGCCAATGGCGGGGTTTTTTATGCCGAAAAGTGCCTGATTGTCGATGCATTCATGTTGCTGTGGTTAACAAGCGAGGCACTCTTGTCACCATTTGCCACAAAAAACATCATTTTTCACAAACGCTTCACCATGAGTCATGGCATTATGCTGGTGATGAATTCCTGTTTGGATTCATAGGTGACCCTAATAATTTGAGCATGTTGTTATATAAGGAAATCCCATGTTGAAAACTGTTCGCCCCCTGCTGCTGCCTCTGATGTTCGGTCTGATCGCGTTGCCTGCCATGGCTGGCGATCTGGAACAGCCGATGAAGAAGATTGGCTTCAACTACAAGCAGGCGGTCAAGGCTGATGATCCGGCTACCATGGAGAAGCACATCAACGAGATGAAGGCCCAGCTGGATGTGGCCAAGCAGAAGAACATGCCTGCCGCCAAGAAGGAGAAGTTCCTCGAAGGCATGAATGAGGTACAGACCGAGCTGGATGCCAGCCTGGCTGCGCTCAAGGCCGGTGACGAAGCCAAGGCGCGCGAGCACCTGGCCAAGGTCAACGACCTGAAGAAGGAGTATCACAAGTATGCCAAGCAAAAAGGGTGATCCCTTTCGCTGGGATGCTGTGGTTCGCCTGACCCATTGGGGTGTGGCGGCGATCTGTATCGGCAACCTCTGGGTTAACGAAGCGGGGGAGGAGTGGCACGAGTGGCTGGGTTACGGCGCCATTGGGCTGGTCTCCTTGCGTCTGCTCTGGGGGCTCACTTTCGCCCGTGGCTACGCTCGCCTTAGTGCCTTAATCCCCAGCGGTGAGGATTTTCGCCAGCAAGCGCGCGAGATGCGTGAGCGGCAGCCTCCGGCACCGGGTCATCACGGCAGCGGCAAGCTGGCTGTGTGGGCGCTCTGGCTGGTCGTGCTGGCGACAGCAGGCAGCGGCTGGTTTCAGAATACCGAGACGGGATTTGAACTGGGGGCTGACGAGTGGCATGAGTGGTGCGTGGTGGCGCTGCAGGGACTGATTGGTCTGCATCTGCTGGCCATCGTCTTCACCTCCTGGCGCCAGCGCAGCAATCTGGTTACCCGGATGCTGCCTGCCATCGGGAGTCGCTCATCCATCCAGAGCGGCAGCAACGAGCAAACCTGAGGCTCAGCATTAGGCTACTTGTTTCTTAGTGAGGCGCCTGATCCAGACCCTGCCCAGACCCGCCCATGGCGGGTCTTTTCTATGGCCTCCTCGAGCTTATCACGGGACATTGCTCGATCCGCAGATGCAAAAAGGCCACTCATCATGAGCGGCCTTTTTCAATTTGGTGGCCCCTGGGGGACTTGAACCCACGACCAATCGATTATGAGTCGTAGAATTTACATTCTCACAATGTCTCATTGCGTTTCAGAAAGCATACAAAAATCATAGTAAACACATACATATAGCAAACTTGCTTGTCTCATAAGATCTCGTAAAATATCAGATAGCTTCATCTTAAAAGCACCCATTAAAGCACCATGATTTGAGCATGGGTGCTTTTAGCGAGACCTGTCGACTATGCCATTAACGCCCAATGATATCGCTGCACTACCAGCGAAAACCAATGCCTATTACAGGATGGATGATACCCGTACTCGTGGGGCTGGTGGGCTAGGGGTCAAAGTTCTTCCAAGTGGTGGCAAGATGTTTGTCTTCCGCTACATGCGCGAAGGAAAGCGGGCCTTCATCCAACTTGGCAGTTTTCCCACGCTGTGCCTTGCCGATGCCCGCAACAAAGCCCGGGCCTTGAGCCAGACAATCCGAGATGGTTTAGACCCCAAAGATGAGCAAGAACGACAATCAAAAGAGCGTGAGCAGGCCAAGCGAGAGCATGAGCAACAAGGCACCATAGGGCAGTTATTCCAAAGCTATACCCAACAGATGAAGAAAGACGGTAAACGTACCCATGCGGCTGTGATGTTGGCGTTGGAAAAAGAGACATACCCGCATCTGAGCAAGACGACCAAAGCAAAGGATGTGACCGCTCATGATATCAAGATCATTTTGGCCCACATGATACGCCGGGGAGCAAGCACCCAGTCAAACCGGGTACGTAGTTACCTGATGGCAGCCTTCAATTACGGCCTCAAGCACGACAACGATCCTGCCAACTTCATAGATGATGCTAAGTTTGGCCTTGTGATGAACCCAGTGGACGCGATACCCAAACAGAAAGCTGCGGAGCGCGTCGGAGAACGATTCCTATCATGGAGCGAAACCCGTCAACTACTCGATGATATGGAGCAGCCAACGAGCCTTGGCCCGACCCTACGCAACCTGATCCGGTTGTGTTTCTTCACCGGAGGTCAGAGGCCCAATGAACTGGCTGAATCCCGTTGGGCCAATATTGATTGGCAAGCCAAAACTCTGACCATTACCGCCGACATTTCAAAAAATAAGCGTATCCACATTGTTCCACTCACTGATAGCGCCTTGCTTGTCCTTCGGTTCCAACAAGAGCTAGCTGGTGATAGCCCTTTTATCTTTCCTCACGCCCTGCAGTCGGATAAGCCTATGCCGATGGCATCACTGAGCCAAGCTATCGACCGTTACAGAAAACGAACCCAGATGGAGCATTTTATCCCCCGTGACTTCCGGCGTACCTGTAAAACCCTGATGGGTGAGCTTGGTATTGCCAAAGATCTGCGCGACCGCCTCCAGAATCACGCCCGGAATGACGTATCCAGCAAACACTATGATCGTTATGAATATCTTCCAGAAAAGCGTCATGCCTTGGAATTATGGGAACGACGCTTGCTGCAGACTGAAATGGATCCTGGTGTCTCTGCAAACCTTGGGGAGTAAATGATGGGTAGCTTCGCGGCGAATGTTCGTATACGTCGCAGTTTGGAAAGCTGTCGTTGACCAATCTGGTGTTTAGGGTCAGGCGGCATTTCTGTCTGGCTCATCCTACTCTTGAACCCCATCCTCGAACGTCACATTGCTCTCTGCCAAGCCCGTAGCGCACCTCAAGCTGTTTCCAGTGCTTCTGTGCCGAATCCAGTAATATGTAAGTAATCATCAGGGGACCCTCAAATGAATCACCGCCTCACGCTCACTTCATGTGCAGACATACGGTCGAAAATATCTGCACTATTGGGTCAGCCTTCCAAATTGCTGACCCAAAGCGCCGCCCAAACCCCATAGAACGCCATCCATCTGCACGATGCTGTATATCACATCCTCTGAATCCCCCCACCAGTAGACCTAGCGAAGGTCGGTGAGATCTCGCAGATCATTCGTTA
Proteins encoded in this region:
- the hemW gene encoding radical SAM family heme chaperone HemW, which encodes MLQLPPLSLYIHVPWCVQKCPYCDFNSHAQKGELPHLEYVAALLEDLDQDLKWAQGRPLSSIFIGGGTPSLLTVEAMQALLDGVRARIPLAADCEITMEANPGTVEADKFAGFQRAGINRISIGVQSFQQEKLTRLGRIHGPEEARKAAALAHAIKLPTFNLDLMHGLPDQSLDDALYDLQQAIDCAPPHLSWYQLTIEPNTAFASKPPKLPEDDTLWDIYEQGHAMLTASGYRQYEISAYAKEGYQCHHNLNYWRFGDYLGIGCGAHGKVTDLANQQILRTAKVKHPKGYLDKSRPYLDEQWQVTADDLPLEYFMNRFRLFEPAPKAEFEAYTGLPLERVETVLAIAQSKELIEDLGDSWQLTSLGHRYLNVLLELFMDE
- a CDS encoding alternative ribosome-rescue factor A, with the protein product MAKIRVDQPALPREENAQGGHYAHQRGEIKDNHLHALLSDPLFRSRVERNKKGKGSYQRKAKFGKRWEPGQQQMISVCC
- the zntR gene encoding Zn(2+)-responsive transcriptional regulator codes for the protein MYRIGELAKACGVKADTLRFYEKNGLISPGIRNESGYRLYSEQDRRRLEFIIRAKSVGFSLADIGELLDLDTNKAKVTCQEVKAVADTKLAQVEQKIIELTRFRDNLRELSNICCGGPRSAEHCAILETLESGAPAHHEHHNHDQHDPVHG
- the purH gene encoding bifunctional phosphoribosylaminoimidazolecarboxamide formyltransferase/IMP cyclohydrolase, with amino-acid sequence MEQARPIRRALLSVSDKTGILEFAKALNERGVALLSTGGTAKLLGEAGLPVTEVSDYTGFPEMMDGRVKTLHPKVHGGILGRRDQDDAIMAQHAISPIDMVVVNLYPFAATVAKAGCTLADAVENIDIGGPTMVRSAAKNHKDVAIVVKAADYDRVIREMDANGNSLKLATRFDLAIKAFEHTAAYDGMIANYFGTMVPSYGDNKEGDEESRFPRTFNSQFIKKQDMRYGENSHQAAAFYAEEHAAPGSVSSATQLQGKALSYNNIADTDAALECVKEFDEPACVIVKHANPCGVAIGNDLLSAYDRAYQTDPTSAFGGIIAFNRELDGATAKAIVERQFVEVIIAPTVSQEARDAVAAKQNVRLLECGQWTAPAQGFDLKRVNGGLLVQERDLGMVTLGDLTVVSKRQPTEAELQDLLFCWKVAKFVKSNAIVYAKDGQTIGVGAGQMSRVYSAKIAGIKAADEGLTVAGSVMASDAFFPFRDGIDAAAQAGISCVIQPGGSMRDQEVIDAANEHGMCMVFTNMRHFRH
- the purD gene encoding phosphoribosylamine--glycine ligase, whose translation is MKVLIIGNGGREHALAWKAKQSPLVTRVFVAPGNAGTAHEGSIENVAIAATDIPALLAFAKEQRIGLTIVGPEAPLVKGVVDAFRAEGLAIFGPTAASAQLEGSKAFAKDFLARHAIPTAEYQNFTEVEPALAYLREKGAPIVIKADGLAAGKGVIVAMTLTEAEEAVRDMLSGNAFGDAGARVVIEEFLEGEEASFIVMVDGEHVLPMATSQDHKRVGDGDTGLNTGGMGAYSPAPVVTDEVHRKVMEQVIMPTVRGMAAEGNVYTGFLYAGLMIDGAGNPKVIEFNCRFGDPETQPIMLRMRSDLVELCLAACAGKLDQVEANYDPRVAIGVVLAAGGYPGDYQQGKAISGLPVEEASGEKVFHAGTRLEGDTVVTAGGRVLCATALGHTVAEAQQRAYQLAARIQWDGVFYRNDIGWRAIEREQQAG
- a CDS encoding cytochrome b562; amino-acid sequence: MLKTVRPLLLPLMFGLIALPAMAGDLEQPMKKIGFNYKQAVKADDPATMEKHINEMKAQLDVAKQKNMPAAKKEKFLEGMNEVQTELDASLAALKAGDEAKAREHLAKVNDLKKEYHKYAKQKG
- a CDS encoding cytochrome b/b6 domain-containing protein, whose product is MPSKKGDPFRWDAVVRLTHWGVAAICIGNLWVNEAGEEWHEWLGYGAIGLVSLRLLWGLTFARGYARLSALIPSGEDFRQQAREMRERQPPAPGHHGSGKLAVWALWLVVLATAGSGWFQNTETGFELGADEWHEWCVVALQGLIGLHLLAIVFTSWRQRSNLVTRMLPAIGSRSSIQSGSNEQT
- a CDS encoding site-specific integrase produces the protein MPLTPNDIAALPAKTNAYYRMDDTRTRGAGGLGVKVLPSGGKMFVFRYMREGKRAFIQLGSFPTLCLADARNKARALSQTIRDGLDPKDEQERQSKEREQAKREHEQQGTIGQLFQSYTQQMKKDGKRTHAAVMLALEKETYPHLSKTTKAKDVTAHDIKIILAHMIRRGASTQSNRVRSYLMAAFNYGLKHDNDPANFIDDAKFGLVMNPVDAIPKQKAAERVGERFLSWSETRQLLDDMEQPTSLGPTLRNLIRLCFFTGGQRPNELAESRWANIDWQAKTLTITADISKNKRIHIVPLTDSALLVLRFQQELAGDSPFIFPHALQSDKPMPMASLSQAIDRYRKRTQMEHFIPRDFRRTCKTLMGELGIAKDLRDRLQNHARNDVSSKHYDRYEYLPEKRHALELWERRLLQTEMDPGVSANLGE